In Blastopirellula sediminis, the following proteins share a genomic window:
- a CDS encoding response regulator yields the protein MLVLSRRAKEKIVFPNLAITVELLQVRGKMVKIGIDAPKEVSIIRPDACSEGELEEMKRKAPPLIGSHQFRNRLNTLNLGLHLCSKQVDAGMTEEAVTTLKRLLAELKELDVAVGQDRETLRREKSGENGRSLLVVEDDDNERELLAGLLRMYGFNVSVAKDGQAALEHLALNDLPDYVLLDLSMPRFDGPATLRVLRNDPRMSKLKVFAVTGSDPKQFADDGDDTEDRFDAWFRKPLDPAEIVEAVSQKARPAIAAR from the coding sequence ATGTTAGTGCTTTCTCGTCGCGCTAAAGAAAAGATTGTCTTCCCCAATCTCGCCATCACCGTCGAGCTCCTCCAAGTGCGGGGCAAGATGGTGAAGATCGGCATCGACGCTCCCAAAGAAGTGTCGATCATTCGCCCAGACGCCTGCAGCGAAGGGGAACTCGAAGAAATGAAACGGAAGGCGCCGCCCCTGATCGGTAGCCACCAATTCCGCAATCGCCTCAATACGCTCAACCTTGGCCTGCACCTTTGCAGCAAACAGGTCGACGCCGGCATGACCGAAGAAGCGGTCACCACGCTCAAGCGTTTGCTCGCCGAACTAAAAGAACTGGACGTCGCCGTCGGCCAAGACCGCGAAACGCTCCGCCGCGAAAAATCAGGCGAAAACGGGCGTAGCCTGTTGGTGGTGGAAGACGACGACAACGAACGTGAGTTGCTGGCCGGTTTGCTGCGGATGTACGGCTTCAACGTTTCGGTCGCCAAAGATGGCCAGGCCGCCCTCGAGCACCTGGCCCTCAACGACTTGCCCGACTACGTGCTGCTCGACCTCAGCATGCCCAGGTTCGATGGCCCCGCCACCCTCCGCGTGCTCCGCAACGATCCGCGCATGAGCAAGCTGAAGGTCTTCGCCGTAACCGGCAGCGACCCGAAACAGTTCGCCGACGACGGCGACGATACCGAAGATCGCTTTGACGCCTGGTTCCGCAAGCCGCTCGATCCGGCCGAAATCGTCGAAGCGGTCAGCCAAAAGGCTCGCCCGGCGATCGCCGCCCGCTAG
- a CDS encoding ATP-binding response regulator: protein MRNGWMEQFRGYIFAIAATAVALWVRTMLHPILQERLPFGVFYLSVIMSAWLGGTPSAVLAMALGMLAAAHFVIPPESSLLITEPADWVSLLIYAIVGAVTIVTFEKTRCDQRKAEQRSLENQKLTETLKRSDLQKDEYLALLAHELRNPLAPIATSVDLMARCRDDARRFDTLRRAVLRQLSQLVRIVDDLLDVSRYLQGKMRLLRDPFDFREAVGAAVEMVQPQIDEQGHDVRLLIPDVPFGVNGDRVRLVQVVSNLLSNSAKYTPRGGRICIDLRAENGVAVLAVSDNGIGIAEDDRKRIFEAFAQVDSSHTRDHGGLGLGLALVKQLCELHDGTVDVVSRGPGKGSRFEVRLPMVELPTPTVRVVERQEPIDLESMSVMIVDDNRDAAETLSMLLTFEGMSTTVAYDGPMAIDLLRKQKPAFILLDIGLPGMDGYEVARRIRADHGQDGVKIIALTGWGGPEDRRRTKEAGFDDHVVKPVDPANLVALLRGAQPQSA, encoded by the coding sequence ATGCGAAACGGCTGGATGGAGCAATTTCGCGGTTACATCTTCGCTATTGCCGCTACGGCGGTCGCCTTGTGGGTGAGGACGATGCTTCACCCCATTTTGCAGGAACGACTGCCGTTCGGCGTCTTCTATCTCTCGGTCATCATGAGCGCCTGGCTCGGCGGTACTCCTTCCGCGGTCTTGGCGATGGCGCTGGGAATGTTGGCGGCGGCTCACTTCGTCATTCCGCCGGAATCGAGCCTGCTGATCACCGAGCCGGCCGACTGGGTCTCGCTGTTGATCTATGCGATCGTCGGCGCGGTGACGATCGTGACGTTCGAGAAGACGCGGTGCGATCAGCGCAAAGCGGAGCAGCGGTCGCTCGAAAATCAGAAACTGACCGAAACGCTAAAGCGTTCCGATTTGCAGAAGGACGAATACCTGGCGCTGCTCGCGCACGAGCTGCGTAATCCGCTCGCGCCGATTGCGACCAGCGTCGACCTGATGGCGCGCTGCCGCGACGACGCTCGGCGGTTCGATACGCTGCGCCGCGCGGTGCTGCGTCAGCTGTCGCAATTGGTTCGGATCGTCGACGACTTGCTCGACGTCTCGCGCTATCTGCAAGGGAAGATGCGCCTGCTGCGCGATCCGTTTGATTTCCGCGAAGCGGTCGGCGCCGCGGTCGAGATGGTGCAGCCGCAAATTGACGAACAGGGGCATGACGTCCGATTGCTGATCCCCGACGTGCCGTTCGGCGTGAACGGAGATCGAGTTCGTTTGGTGCAGGTCGTCTCGAACCTGTTGAGCAATTCCGCCAAGTACACGCCGCGCGGCGGACGCATTTGCATCGACTTGCGTGCCGAGAACGGCGTCGCCGTGCTGGCCGTTTCCGACAACGGCATCGGCATTGCCGAAGATGATCGGAAGCGGATTTTTGAAGCGTTCGCTCAGGTCGACTCTTCTCATACCCGCGATCATGGCGGGCTCGGTCTGGGGCTGGCGCTGGTCAAACAGTTGTGCGAACTGCATGACGGGACGGTCGACGTCGTCAGCCGTGGCCCAGGGAAGGGGAGCCGTTTTGAGGTTCGTCTACCGATGGTCGAACTGCCGACGCCGACAGTGCGCGTGGTCGAAAGGCAGGAGCCGATCGATCTCGAGTCGATGTCGGTGATGATCGTCGACGACAATCGGGACGCCGCCGAGACCCTTTCGATGCTGCTGACCTTTGAAGGGATGAGCACTACCGTCGCCTATGACGGGCCGATGGCGATCGATTTGCTGCGCAAGCAAAAGCCGGCGTTTATCTTGCTCGATATCGGGCTGCCGGGGATGGATGGGTACGAAGTGGCGCGGCGGATTCGGGCCGATCATGGTCAAGATGGCGTGAAAATTATTGCGCTAACCGGTTGGGGCGGTCCCGAGGATCGCCGCCGCACAAAAGAGGCTGGCTTCGACGATCACGTCGTCAAGCCGGTCGATCCAGCCAATCTGGTAGCGCTCTTGCGCGGCGCCCAGCCGCAATCGGCGTAA
- the proB gene encoding glutamate 5-kinase has translation MTDLLRQEIAATADLIVVKVGTRVLTSPDGTLNRERIAQFAEEMSRLLDSGRKMVMVSSGAVGAGMDRLKLKQRPTDLAQLQAVAAVGQARLIEAYDQTLAVHGRHGAQVLLTAEDLDHRVRYLNIRNTLVSLLGFGVLPIINENDTVAVDELMTTFGDNDRLAARVTNLLRAPLLVILSDVAGLYDRSPDDPDAKVIPVVQKFDDQLMSFVRDKKTGLSKGGMASKLEAARLVTTAGENVIIASGRDPQAITKIVNGETIGTLFLPQGKTVSPRKRWIGFSVEPRGRITVDDGAKRALEESGRSLLAIGVIGVEGDFEKGDVVRICGSDGGEIARGLTNYSASEVARIRGTQSDKISEVLGHRPYVELIHRDNLTLSRAAK, from the coding sequence ATGACCGATCTTCTGCGCCAGGAAATCGCCGCGACTGCCGATCTGATCGTCGTGAAAGTGGGAACGCGCGTTCTCACTTCGCCGGACGGCACGCTTAATCGCGAGCGAATCGCCCAATTCGCCGAAGAAATGAGCCGGCTTCTCGACTCCGGCCGGAAGATGGTGATGGTCTCCAGCGGAGCGGTCGGCGCCGGGATGGACCGGTTGAAGCTGAAGCAGCGGCCGACCGATTTGGCGCAATTGCAAGCGGTCGCCGCCGTTGGTCAGGCTCGCCTGATCGAAGCGTACGATCAAACGTTGGCGGTTCACGGACGGCATGGCGCCCAGGTTTTGCTGACGGCCGAAGATCTCGATCATCGCGTCCGGTACCTGAACATCCGCAACACGCTGGTGTCGCTGCTTGGGTTCGGCGTGCTGCCGATCATCAACGAAAACGACACCGTCGCCGTCGACGAATTGATGACCACCTTTGGCGATAACGATCGCCTGGCCGCTCGGGTCACCAATTTGCTGCGAGCGCCGCTGTTGGTGATCTTGTCGGACGTCGCCGGTTTGTACGATCGTTCGCCCGACGATCCGGACGCGAAAGTGATTCCGGTCGTGCAGAAGTTCGACGATCAACTGATGTCGTTCGTCCGCGACAAGAAGACGGGGCTCTCGAAAGGGGGCATGGCCAGCAAGCTGGAAGCGGCCCGGCTGGTGACGACCGCCGGTGAGAACGTGATCATCGCCTCGGGACGCGATCCGCAGGCGATTACCAAGATCGTCAACGGCGAAACGATCGGTACGCTGTTCTTGCCGCAAGGGAAGACGGTCTCGCCGCGGAAGCGGTGGATCGGATTCTCGGTCGAACCGCGAGGACGGATCACCGTCGATGATGGCGCCAAGCGAGCGCTGGAAGAGTCAGGGCGAAGTCTGCTGGCGATCGGCGTGATCGGCGTCGAGGGAGACTTTGAAAAAGGGGACGTCGTCCGAATCTGCGGTTCGGACGGGGGCGAAATTGCCCGCGGTCTGACCAACTATTCGGCGTCCGAAGTGGCCCGCATTCGCGGCACGCAAAGCGACAAGATCAGCGAAGTCTTGGGACATCGCCCCTACGTCGAATTGATCCACCGCGACAATCTCACGCTGAGCCGAGCCGCGAAGTAG
- the hpnH gene encoding adenosyl-hopene transferase HpnH — protein MGVPVSQMWTVASYVLKKRLSGQKRYPLVLMLEPLFRCNLACAGCGKIQHPVETLRRHLTPEQCFRAVDECGAPIVSIPGGEPLLHPQINEIVDGLVARKKYIYLCTNALKLEAALPSFTPSKYLSFSVHMDGPREEHDAAVCREGTYDIAAKAIQAAVARGFRVTTNTTIYDGVHPERIRDFFDDMMELGVEGMMISPGYRYEKAPDQDHFLARNETKSLFRKLLDNARNWRFNQSPLFLEFLKGNYQLECTPWGNPTYNLFGWQKPCYLMDEGYCESFAELMSSTKWENYGCASGNPKCADCMVHSGYEPSAVDATFGSMSGFWNTVKLTLMGPPKKSTLPLASPAADSNSRHDARSAKPSPTLRPNDIPLPLIQDQ, from the coding sequence ATGGGCGTACCTGTCTCGCAAATGTGGACTGTCGCCAGCTATGTGCTGAAGAAACGCCTTTCGGGGCAGAAGCGCTATCCGCTGGTCTTGATGTTGGAACCGCTGTTTCGCTGCAATCTGGCTTGCGCCGGCTGCGGCAAGATCCAACATCCGGTCGAAACGCTCCGTCGGCATCTGACTCCGGAACAATGCTTCCGTGCGGTCGACGAATGCGGCGCGCCGATCGTTTCGATCCCCGGCGGCGAACCGCTGCTCCATCCGCAGATCAATGAGATCGTCGACGGCCTGGTCGCGCGGAAAAAGTACATCTACCTCTGCACCAACGCGCTGAAGCTGGAAGCGGCTCTCCCCAGCTTTACGCCGAGCAAGTATCTCTCCTTCTCGGTTCACATGGACGGTCCCCGCGAAGAACATGACGCCGCCGTCTGCCGCGAAGGAACGTACGACATCGCCGCCAAAGCGATTCAAGCGGCGGTCGCGCGCGGCTTTCGCGTCACGACCAACACCACCATCTACGATGGCGTTCATCCCGAGCGGATTCGGGACTTCTTCGACGACATGATGGAGCTCGGCGTCGAAGGGATGATGATCTCGCCGGGCTATCGTTATGAGAAAGCGCCGGACCAGGATCACTTCCTGGCGCGGAACGAAACGAAGTCCCTCTTCCGCAAGCTGCTCGACAACGCTCGCAATTGGCGATTCAATCAAAGCCCGCTCTTCCTCGAGTTCCTGAAAGGGAACTACCAGCTCGAGTGCACGCCGTGGGGGAATCCGACCTACAACTTGTTCGGCTGGCAGAAACCTTGCTATCTGATGGATGAAGGGTACTGCGAATCGTTCGCCGAGTTGATGTCGTCAACCAAGTGGGAAAACTACGGCTGCGCCAGCGGCAATCCCAAGTGCGCCGACTGCATGGTCCATAGCGGCTACGAACCAAGCGCCGTCGACGCCACCTTTGGCTCGATGAGCGGCTTCTGGAACACCGTCAAATTGACGCTGATGGGTCCGCCGAAGAAAAGCACGCTGCCGCTCGCTTCGCCGGCCGCTGATTCTAACTCACGGCATGACGCTCGCAGCGCCAAACCGTCGCCGACCTTGCGTCCCAACGACATTCCGCTGCCGCTGATCCAGGATCAGTAA
- a CDS encoding terpene cyclase/mutase family protein produces the protein MEGASPTASNRISQHVVDLRAQARSAAAATRDWLLAHQHADGHWCAELEGDSILQSEYILLLAWLGQERTDIAKRCAAQLLKQQEPNGAWTQFPGAPIDVGSSVKAYFALKLTGHDPAAEYMIRARNAILEAGGADKVNSFTRFYLALLGQIPFELCPAVPPEMVLLPNWSPINIYRMSSWSRTIFIPLAIVWAHRPTRDIAQDVSIHELFVDKPEDWPELRCPGLDKPRGLFSWDRFFRTADSGLKLLEKYKVRPLRKRALRLAEKWLLDRCEQSDGPGAIFPPILWGVIALLTLGYSKESKEVQYFLDHLERLAIDEGAETRLQPCKSPVWDTSISLRAMAAAGMGISQEPTCRGVEWLLSKEVRVPGDWSNNVACEPGGWFFEYENAFYPDNDDTSMGIMALVDQLAAANITLELHPGDTMANTTVVVGGRGITEQLAGSSAAMMERAAAATRRAVAWMTAMQNHDGGWGAFDKNNDAEFLCHVPFADHNAMIDPSTPDLSARVIESFGRLGVTIDSPGKVGDVVRKAVAYIRANQLSDGSWFGRWGVNYIYGTWQCLVGLRAVGVPANDPMIEQGKLWLLAHQQACGGWGESCETYEDPTLRGKGSPTASQTAWALLGLIAAGGAHLPEVANGVRYLMDTQREDGAWDEVEFTGTGFPRVFYLKYHYYPIYFPLLALAEWNRATARS, from the coding sequence ATGGAAGGCGCCTCCCCCACTGCGAGTAATCGCATCTCGCAACACGTTGTCGACCTGCGCGCTCAGGCCCGCTCTGCTGCGGCCGCGACGCGCGACTGGCTCCTCGCTCACCAACATGCCGACGGTCATTGGTGCGCCGAGTTGGAAGGTGACTCGATCCTTCAAAGCGAATACATTCTCCTTCTCGCGTGGCTCGGCCAGGAACGAACCGACATCGCCAAGCGATGCGCCGCTCAGCTACTGAAACAACAAGAGCCCAACGGCGCCTGGACGCAGTTCCCCGGCGCGCCGATCGACGTCGGCTCGAGCGTCAAAGCTTACTTCGCCCTCAAGCTGACCGGTCATGATCCGGCCGCCGAGTACATGATCCGCGCTCGCAACGCGATCCTCGAAGCCGGCGGCGCCGACAAGGTCAACAGCTTCACCCGCTTCTATCTGGCGCTGCTCGGCCAGATCCCGTTCGAGCTTTGCCCGGCCGTTCCGCCTGAGATGGTCCTGCTCCCCAACTGGTCGCCGATCAACATCTATCGGATGAGTTCCTGGTCGCGCACGATTTTCATTCCGCTGGCGATCGTCTGGGCCCATCGCCCGACTCGCGACATCGCCCAAGACGTTTCGATCCACGAGCTGTTCGTCGACAAACCGGAAGATTGGCCCGAGCTCCGCTGCCCCGGACTCGACAAGCCGCGCGGCCTCTTCAGCTGGGACCGCTTCTTCCGCACCGCCGACAGCGGGTTGAAGCTGCTCGAAAAGTACAAAGTTCGTCCCCTGCGCAAGCGTGCTCTTCGCCTGGCCGAAAAGTGGCTGCTCGATCGCTGCGAGCAAAGCGACGGTCCCGGCGCGATCTTCCCGCCGATTCTTTGGGGCGTGATCGCGCTCCTCACGCTCGGCTACTCGAAAGAGAGCAAAGAGGTCCAGTACTTCCTCGATCACCTCGAGCGTCTGGCGATTGATGAAGGCGCCGAGACTCGCCTGCAACCTTGCAAGTCGCCGGTCTGGGATACGTCGATTTCGCTCCGCGCGATGGCTGCCGCCGGCATGGGCATCTCCCAAGAGCCGACTTGCCGCGGCGTCGAGTGGCTCCTCTCGAAAGAAGTTCGCGTCCCCGGCGACTGGAGCAACAACGTCGCATGCGAACCGGGCGGCTGGTTCTTCGAATACGAGAACGCCTTCTATCCTGACAACGACGACACGTCGATGGGGATCATGGCGCTGGTCGATCAATTGGCGGCCGCCAACATCACGCTCGAACTCCACCCCGGCGATACGATGGCCAACACCACCGTCGTTGTCGGCGGACGCGGCATCACCGAACAACTTGCAGGCTCGTCCGCCGCGATGATGGAACGAGCGGCTGCGGCGACGCGTCGCGCCGTCGCGTGGATGACCGCCATGCAAAACCATGACGGCGGCTGGGGCGCCTTCGACAAGAACAACGACGCCGAATTCCTCTGCCATGTGCCGTTCGCCGATCACAACGCGATGATCGATCCGAGCACGCCCGACCTTTCGGCCCGCGTGATCGAATCGTTCGGCCGCTTGGGAGTCACGATCGACTCGCCGGGCAAAGTCGGCGACGTCGTCCGCAAAGCGGTCGCCTATATCCGGGCGAACCAACTCTCCGACGGCTCGTGGTTCGGCCGCTGGGGCGTCAACTATATCTATGGAACCTGGCAATGCCTGGTCGGACTGCGGGCGGTCGGCGTGCCGGCCAACGATCCGATGATCGAACAAGGCAAACTCTGGCTGCTCGCTCATCAACAAGCGTGCGGCGGTTGGGGAGAATCGTGTGAAACGTACGAAGATCCGACGCTCCGCGGCAAGGGAAGCCCGACCGCTTCGCAAACGGCTTGGGCGCTGCTTGGTTTGATCGCCGCCGGCGGAGCGCATCTGCCGGAAGTCGCCAACGGCGTCCGTTACCTGATGGACACGCAGCGCGAGGATGGAGCCTGGGATGAAGTCGAGTTCACCGGAACCGGTTTCCCCCGCGTCTTCTATCTGAAGTATCACTATTACCCGATTTACTTTCCCCTCTTGGCTTTGGCCGAGTGGAACCGCGCGACGGCGCGAAGTTAG
- a CDS encoding ArnT family glycosyltransferase, protein MSKKSRRERTGAPAAATNDSPSEGSDLKKYAPAALLALLSFGYLLIYFQSPLPVYRGEPADRLTVLFTIFGNFTAVLGTWADLLIDPLPFLTQRTPVFLLAGLILLIATLVGRCLLSRIGLTSMLSRLENFVFASALGLAAVSLWTFAIGFAGLLHYPVVIVLPLSGLAGWGGFDWYRECASRDKAPSASEPFPWIWIAATAPIVICTLLGGMMPPYEYDVLEYHLRLPTEWLATGRIAVESYNAYSGLPMGAEMLALLPMTLWPSDQAWFYGALVGKTLICFYAPLTALAAYCAARRFTGSYAGQIAAIVVVGTPWIVFVAVYGLVDGVWAFYTVAAIFAAILWFQTKYSDQPELLPRLALLSGLMAGMATACKYPALPLLVFPLAAWILLEGWRPNFKSAITFTIGVTLLFAPWLIKNVVYTGNPVYPLAGSVFPDSIRTPEQVAQWKAAHRVPTDASGNSVTPAMLISAMKKVAYASDWTNVALTPLTIAGIVLFGLAVWKPQFLSSEDDCNPADAVAWRLALYAVYYFVVWWLFTHRYDRFLIPLAPVVALLAGYAAARTSAAGWRIVCNSLAGAGLFLCFFWINWQTSFLAPTFYFTDYQLLKEANAGPDPGILAQLVPAGKSAIVEGKADVFYMQTPIHYHTCFDASPLVGLLDKSAAERKEILKARKVSHVYVNWNEIARFRSPGNYGFAEFVTPDFFAELVAQGVLRPAKLPASQDGSPPIAPWGEFYEVIP, encoded by the coding sequence ATGTCGAAGAAATCTCGCCGCGAGCGAACCGGGGCGCCAGCCGCAGCAACCAACGATTCGCCCTCTGAGGGAAGCGATCTGAAAAAGTACGCCCCTGCGGCGCTGTTAGCCCTGCTCAGCTTCGGCTATCTGCTGATTTACTTTCAGTCGCCGCTGCCGGTCTATCGGGGCGAGCCGGCCGATCGACTGACCGTCCTCTTCACGATCTTCGGCAACTTCACCGCGGTGCTCGGAACGTGGGCCGATCTGCTAATCGATCCCCTTCCCTTCCTCACGCAGCGGACCCCGGTCTTCCTGCTGGCGGGGTTGATTCTGCTGATCGCTACGCTCGTCGGTCGTTGTCTCTTGAGCCGGATCGGCCTGACTTCAATGTTGTCGCGGCTAGAGAACTTCGTCTTCGCCAGCGCGCTCGGCCTGGCCGCCGTTTCGCTCTGGACGTTTGCGATCGGCTTCGCCGGACTGCTTCATTATCCGGTGGTGATCGTTCTCCCGCTGTCGGGACTTGCCGGTTGGGGCGGCTTCGATTGGTATCGTGAGTGCGCCTCACGTGATAAAGCCCCTTCAGCGAGTGAGCCTTTCCCTTGGATCTGGATCGCCGCTACGGCGCCGATTGTGATTTGCACGCTGCTCGGTGGGATGATGCCTCCCTATGAATATGACGTACTGGAGTACCATCTGCGGCTGCCGACCGAATGGCTCGCCACCGGGCGCATCGCCGTCGAGTCGTACAACGCCTACAGCGGTCTGCCGATGGGGGCCGAGATGTTGGCCCTATTGCCGATGACCTTGTGGCCCAGCGATCAGGCCTGGTTCTATGGCGCGCTGGTCGGCAAGACGCTGATCTGCTTCTACGCTCCGCTAACCGCACTCGCCGCTTACTGCGCGGCGCGACGTTTCACCGGCTCCTACGCCGGGCAGATCGCGGCGATCGTGGTGGTCGGAACTCCCTGGATCGTCTTCGTCGCCGTTTACGGACTGGTCGACGGCGTCTGGGCCTTTTACACGGTGGCGGCGATCTTCGCAGCGATCTTGTGGTTTCAGACGAAGTACAGCGATCAGCCGGAACTGCTGCCGCGACTGGCTCTGCTATCCGGACTGATGGCCGGGATGGCGACGGCTTGTAAATATCCGGCGCTGCCGCTGCTCGTCTTTCCGCTGGCAGCTTGGATTCTGCTCGAAGGTTGGCGGCCGAACTTCAAATCGGCGATCACGTTCACCATCGGCGTGACGCTCCTCTTCGCACCCTGGCTAATCAAGAACGTCGTCTACACCGGCAACCCGGTTTATCCGCTGGCTGGTTCAGTCTTCCCCGATTCGATCCGGACGCCGGAGCAAGTCGCTCAGTGGAAAGCGGCCCATCGCGTTCCGACCGACGCCAGTGGCAATAGCGTGACGCCGGCTATGTTGATCAGCGCGATGAAGAAGGTCGCCTACGCCAGCGACTGGACCAACGTGGCTCTCACGCCGCTGACGATCGCGGGGATCGTGCTATTCGGCCTCGCGGTTTGGAAACCGCAGTTCCTTTCGAGCGAAGACGATTGCAATCCTGCTGACGCCGTCGCCTGGCGACTGGCTCTCTACGCGGTCTACTACTTCGTCGTCTGGTGGCTCTTCACGCATCGGTATGATCGCTTTTTGATCCCGCTCGCGCCGGTCGTCGCGCTGCTGGCCGGTTACGCCGCCGCACGGACCTCGGCCGCTGGTTGGCGTATCGTCTGCAACTCGCTGGCCGGCGCTGGACTCTTCCTTTGCTTCTTCTGGATCAACTGGCAGACGTCGTTCCTGGCGCCCACCTTCTACTTCACCGACTATCAGCTGTTGAAAGAAGCGAACGCCGGGCCTGATCCGGGGATCCTCGCTCAACTGGTTCCAGCCGGCAAAAGCGCGATCGTCGAAGGGAAAGCGGACGTCTTCTATATGCAGACTCCGATTCATTATCACACCTGCTTCGACGCCTCTCCCCTGGTTGGGCTGCTCGATAAGTCCGCGGCCGAGCGCAAGGAGATCCTGAAGGCCCGCAAAGTCAGCCATGTCTACGTAAATTGGAACGAAATCGCCCGTTTTCGCAGCCCTGGCAACTATGGTTTCGCCGAGTTCGTCACGCCCGACTTCTTCGCCGAACTGGTCGCTCAAGGAGTCCTTCGCCCCGCCAAGTTACCGGCCAGCCAGGACGGAAGTCCGCCGATCGCCCCGTGGGGCGAGTTCTATGAGGTCATTCCTTAA
- a CDS encoding dihydrodipicolinate synthase family protein, whose amino-acid sequence MSNQARLAGIFTPNIVPLDSRGDINEPELRRYVDWLIERGVHGLYPNGSTGEFLRFTAEERRRIIEIMADQTAGRVPILAGAAEANVRETIKACENYYEYGCRAVAIVSPFYYKLTPAGVYAYFKEIADNTPIDVTLYNIPMFASPIDVPTVQRLAEECPKIVAIKDSSGDLPHMMRMIAAVRPLRPDFSFMTGWDAALMPMMLIGCDGGTNATSGVVPEITRKLYDLTKAGRIDEARDLQYRLLTLFDAMLYNSEFPEGFRAALALRGFQPGKGRQPQSESQLHAIDQLKRELQCLLAAEGFVNEPIGGCAIKEEIDSDEVARIVQNVVGELKRRGLA is encoded by the coding sequence ATGTCAAATCAAGCACGTCTCGCTGGTATCTTTACGCCCAACATCGTTCCCCTCGACTCGCGGGGGGATATTAACGAGCCGGAACTGCGACGTTACGTCGATTGGCTGATCGAACGGGGCGTCCATGGACTTTACCCGAACGGCTCGACCGGCGAGTTTCTCCGCTTCACCGCGGAAGAGCGTCGCCGCATCATCGAGATTATGGCCGATCAGACCGCTGGCCGCGTCCCGATCTTGGCCGGCGCCGCCGAAGCGAACGTCCGTGAGACGATCAAGGCCTGCGAGAACTACTACGAATACGGTTGCCGCGCCGTGGCGATCGTCTCGCCGTTTTACTACAAGCTGACCCCGGCCGGCGTGTACGCCTACTTCAAAGAGATCGCCGACAACACGCCGATCGACGTCACGCTCTACAACATTCCGATGTTCGCCTCGCCGATCGACGTGCCGACGGTGCAGCGTCTGGCGGAAGAGTGCCCGAAGATCGTGGCGATTAAAGACTCGTCCGGCGACTTGCCTCACATGATGCGGATGATCGCGGCGGTCCGTCCGCTTCGTCCCGACTTCTCCTTCATGACCGGTTGGGACGCGGCGCTGATGCCGATGATGCTGATCGGTTGCGACGGCGGTACGAACGCGACCAGCGGGGTGGTTCCGGAGATTACCCGCAAGCTGTACGACCTGACCAAAGCGGGGCGGATCGACGAAGCTCGCGATCTGCAATACCGTCTGCTCACGCTGTTTGACGCGATGCTCTACAACAGCGAATTTCCGGAAGGGTTCCGCGCGGCGCTGGCGCTGCGCGGCTTCCAGCCGGGCAAAGGACGTCAGCCGCAATCGGAAAGCCAATTGCACGCGATCGATCAGCTCAAACGCGAACTGCAATGTTTGCTGGCGGCCGAAGGATTCGTCAACGAGCCGATCGGCGGTTGTGCGATCAAAGAAGAGATCGACTCGGACGAAGTCGCCCGGATCGTGCAGAACGTCGTCGGCGAGTTGAAGCGTCGCGGCCTGGCGTAA